The following DNA comes from Arthrobacter sp. SLBN-83.
GCCCCGGTGGGCCGGGTCCGCTGGTTGGCGGGCTACCTGCTGCTGGGCTCGGCGGCCGTGGTGCTGGTGGTGGGCCTCGCAGGGGTGGGGGCGTGGACAACGCTGGCCGGTTCCGGCGATACCTCCATGCCCGCCGATGCCCTTTGGCAAACCGCGCTGGCGCAGCTTCCTGCGGCCCTGATCTACCTTTCCGTCCCGGCGCTGGTGTTCGTTCTATGGCCGGCCGCGACCATCGCCGCCAGCTGGGCGCTGCTGGCCCTGGGCGTGGTGCTCGGCATCCTCGGCGGCATGCTGGGCATCGACCAAAGCCTGCGCGACCTGTCCCCGTTCGCCCACACCCCGGTCCCGCACGGGGATGCCACGGACTGGAGCGGCGCATGGTGGATGCTGGCGGTCGCCGTGGGTGCCGCCGTGCTGGCGGTTGCGGTGATGCGCCGGCGGGAGGTGGGCGCGGCATGAGCACCGACATCGGCGCATCGCTGCGGACCACGGAACTGACGGCCGCCGCTGCCGAGAGGACTGCCGCCGCCTTCGCCGCCGCCGGCTTCCCCAAAATGCCGGCCCGGACCTTGCTGGCGCTGGTGTCCTCGGAACATGGGAGCCTCACCGCCGCGGAGCTGTCGGAGCGGCTGGGGGCCAGTGCCGCGGCAGTGTCTGGCGCCGTGAGGTACCTGCAGACCGTGGGCTTCGTGCACCGCGTCTCGCAGCCAGGAAGCCGGCGCGACCTCTATGCCCTCCATACGGATGAGTGGTATGTGGTGTCCATGCGGAACAGTCCGGTTTACGAGAAGCTGGCGGCCCTGACCGATGCCACGGCGGAAACCCTCCCTGAAGGATCGGCTGCACGGGTGCGGGTGGCGGAGATGGCCAGGTTTTACCGGTTCCTCAACTCCCGGATGCCGGGGCTGCTGGATGACTGGGAGCGCGAGCGGGAGGCCGGCAGTGACCATCATTGACAACGCTGTTTATGTCAACGGATTCCGCACCGAGGACCCCGAGGACCTGGACGAGACCTACTTCCTGCTGCGGCAGCGTCAGGGGATGGCGTGGATTGGCCTGTACCGGCCGGATGCCGAGGAGCTGCAGTCCGTCGGCGAGGAATTCGACCTCAACCCGCTCGCCATCGAGGACGCGCTCTCCGGCCACCAGCGGGCCAAGCTGGAGCATTACGGCGGATGCCTGTTCCTGGTGCTCCGGCCGGCGCGGTACCGGGACGACGTGGAAAAGGTGGACTTCGGCGAGATCCACGTTTTCGTCGGCGACGAGTACGTGGTGACCGTCAGGCACGCCGAGTCCCCGGACCTGGCAAAGGTGCGCCGCCGCATGGAGTCCATGCCGGAGTTCCTGGCCCTGGGCCCTGATGCCGTGCTGTACGGGATCCTGGACCAGGTGGTGGACGAGTACGAGCCTGTGGCCGCCGGGCTGGAGAACGATATCGACGAGATCGAGGATGACCTCTTTGGCGCCGACCCGGAGGTTTCCCGCAGGATCTACGAGCTCTCCCGGCAGGTGATCATCTTCCAGCGCGCCACCAGTCCATTGGCAGGAATCCTGCGACAACTCATGGCGGGGACCCCGGAGCGGCCGCCGGGGGAGGTCCTGCAGGACCACCTGCGCGACGTCCTGGACCACGTGCTGCGGCTCAACGAGCGCGTGGCGTCCTTCCGTGCGCTGCTGCAGAACGCGCTCGCCGTCAACGCAGCCCTGGTGGCCCAGCGGCAAAACGATGAGATGCAGCGCATGACCGAGTCCAGCTTGGAACAGAACGAGCAGGTCAAGCGCATTTCCTCCTGGGCCGCCATCCTGTTCGCCCCCACCCTGGTGGCTTCCATCTACGGCATGAATTTCAGCAACATGCCCGAGCTGGCGTGGACGTACGGCTACCCCTATGCCCTGGCCCTGATGGTGGCCATGGGCCTGGTCCTTTACCTGGCGTTCAAGCACAACAAGTGGATCTGAGCGCTTCCGCGCGACGGCTCTTTCCAGCTTCATGGCCTACCATGGGCTCAGAATCCTAAGCTTGCTTAGTAGTTGGCGGCTTAGAAGTCGATGGTGAGTGGAGAAGACTGGATGAGCAAGGCCGAAACAACAGGACGGCCCCAAACTGACGGCACGGCAACGGGGGCCAGGCGGAAATCCCGCCTGCGCCGCTTCGGTTCGCTGCTGGGCCCCGGCCTGGTGACCGGTGCCGCGGATGATGACCCGTCGGGGATTGCCACCTACGCAAAGGCCGGCGCCACCTTTTCCAACGGAATGCTGTGGACAGTTCCGGTGACACTGCCAATGATGATGGCAGTCCAGGAAATATGTGACCGTACCGCACTGGCCACCGGCGAAAGCCTCGGCTGGCTGGCCCGGCGCAAGTTCTCCCGCCGCCCCCGGGTGGTGATTGGAATACTGATTGTTGCACTGCTGGTGGGTAACGTCCTTAATGCCGCCGCAGACCTGATGGCGATCGGGCAGGGCATGCAATTGCTCGGTGCGGGCCCGGACCATTTGTGGAGCGCTCTTGCCGGGATCGGCATCGCCGTAGCCCTCATGAGCGGATCCTTCGCCGTCATTGCCAGGGTCTTCAAGTGGCTGTGCCTCACACTGCTGGCGTACGTCGCTGTCCTGCTCGTGGCCAACGTCGACTGGCCGGACGTCCTGGAAGGAATACTGGGACTGAAGTTCAGCTTCGCGCCGGAGTACCTTGGCCTGATCGTTGCCGTGCTGGGCACCACCATCTCGCCGTACCTGTTCTTTTGGCAAAGCGCCCACCGCGTCCAGGAGTTGCGCGCCGAGGACCAGGGCGGCGACGAGGCAGTAGGGCTGCAGGACCGCCCGGACGCAGCTGCCGCCGCCCATACCCTCCGCAAGGCG
Coding sequences within:
- a CDS encoding Nramp family divalent metal transporter — translated: MSKAETTGRPQTDGTATGARRKSRLRRFGSLLGPGLVTGAADDDPSGIATYAKAGATFSNGMLWTVPVTLPMMMAVQEICDRTALATGESLGWLARRKFSRRPRVVIGILIVALLVGNVLNAAADLMAIGQGMQLLGAGPDHLWSALAGIGIAVALMSGSFAVIARVFKWLCLTLLAYVAVLLVANVDWPDVLEGILGLKFSFAPEYLGLIVAVLGTTISPYLFFWQSAHRVQELRAEDQGGDEAVGLQDRPDAAAAAHTLRKARADVFIGMVFSVLVMFAIMVATAATLGRNGTDVNTAADVAKALEPVVGPAAKFLFAAGFIGTGILGVPVLAASGAAGLSGLLGKDWGLDLSPRRAPLFYALLGVGIVAGVLISFFSNDPIGLLVFSATINGIAAAPFLVVTMLISRDKAIMGEYRNGWLATTLGWFTAAVMLVAGGIGVWTTLTGA
- a CDS encoding GbsR/MarR family transcriptional regulator encodes the protein MSTDIGASLRTTELTAAAAERTAAAFAAAGFPKMPARTLLALVSSEHGSLTAAELSERLGASAAAVSGAVRYLQTVGFVHRVSQPGSRRDLYALHTDEWYVVSMRNSPVYEKLAALTDATAETLPEGSAARVRVAEMARFYRFLNSRMPGLLDDWEREREAGSDHH
- a CDS encoding magnesium and cobalt transport protein CorA: MTIIDNAVYVNGFRTEDPEDLDETYFLLRQRQGMAWIGLYRPDAEELQSVGEEFDLNPLAIEDALSGHQRAKLEHYGGCLFLVLRPARYRDDVEKVDFGEIHVFVGDEYVVTVRHAESPDLAKVRRRMESMPEFLALGPDAVLYGILDQVVDEYEPVAAGLENDIDEIEDDLFGADPEVSRRIYELSRQVIIFQRATSPLAGILRQLMAGTPERPPGEVLQDHLRDVLDHVLRLNERVASFRALLQNALAVNAALVAQRQNDEMQRMTESSLEQNEQVKRISSWAAILFAPTLVASIYGMNFSNMPELAWTYGYPYALALMVAMGLVLYLAFKHNKWI